The Sphingomonas sp. KR3-1 genome contains a region encoding:
- a CDS encoding mechanosensitive ion channel domain-containing protein produces the protein MMQRFGDWLAGHNLPSPPELTEAGIAVALAVAALALGWFAGRTLGRRIAAFWAHHVEHAEIFTGRVCEIVRHGVAAVLLGLALAGYPWHVLAALALGFATGSAAAMLVVAVLRGLNLPRWLAWTVATLAFAAILSRTIGQFAAAQDALNKVGFQIGERNITLLSLLSIGVTVLLLFAAVRLFNRLLAHWIASARGFDPAQKLLVQKLTSIAAVIVAFFVGIDLLKIDLTTFTVFSGAFGLAIGFGLQKTIGNLIAGIILLMDRSIKPGDVIVVGESFGWVNKIGVRAVSVVTRDGKEHLIPNENLMTQEVENWSYTDRNVRVRIPVTVAYDCDLKLAQALMLRAAKESPRALNNPPTNVRLTAFGESGVEHEILTWISDPESGVGNVKSDVLNRLWVMFQENGIKLPVPRRDIRITSSDAKHD, from the coding sequence ATGATGCAGCGCTTCGGCGACTGGCTGGCGGGGCACAACCTCCCCTCGCCACCCGAGCTCACCGAGGCGGGCATCGCTGTCGCGCTCGCCGTCGCGGCACTGGCGCTGGGCTGGTTCGCCGGGCGGACGCTCGGCCGGCGGATTGCGGCCTTCTGGGCGCACCATGTCGAGCATGCCGAGATCTTCACCGGGCGGGTCTGCGAGATCGTGCGCCACGGCGTGGCGGCAGTGCTGCTCGGCCTGGCGCTGGCCGGCTATCCCTGGCACGTGCTCGCCGCGCTGGCGCTGGGCTTCGCCACGGGATCGGCGGCGGCGATGCTGGTGGTCGCGGTGCTGCGCGGGCTGAACCTGCCGCGCTGGCTGGCCTGGACCGTCGCCACGCTCGCCTTTGCAGCGATCCTCAGCCGGACGATCGGCCAGTTCGCCGCGGCGCAGGACGCGCTCAACAAGGTTGGCTTCCAGATCGGCGAGCGCAATATCACCCTGCTCTCGCTGCTCTCGATCGGCGTGACGGTGCTGCTGCTGTTCGCGGCGGTGCGCCTGTTCAACCGGCTGCTCGCGCACTGGATCGCCAGCGCGCGCGGCTTCGATCCGGCGCAGAAGCTGCTCGTCCAGAAGCTGACCAGCATCGCCGCGGTGATCGTCGCCTTCTTCGTCGGTATCGACCTGCTCAAGATCGACCTGACCACCTTCACCGTCTTCTCGGGCGCGTTCGGCCTGGCGATCGGCTTCGGCCTGCAGAAGACGATCGGCAATCTGATCGCCGGGATCATCCTGCTGATGGACCGCTCGATCAAGCCGGGCGACGTGATCGTGGTCGGCGAGAGCTTCGGCTGGGTGAACAAGATCGGCGTGCGCGCGGTCAGCGTCGTCACCCGCGACGGCAAGGAGCATCTGATTCCGAACGAGAATCTGATGACCCAGGAAGTGGAGAACTGGTCGTACACCGATCGCAACGTCCGCGTCCGCATCCCGGTGACCGTCGCCTATGATTGCGACCTGAAGCTCGCCCAGGCGCTGATGCTGCGCGCCGCCAAGGAAAGCCCGCGCGCGCTCAACAACCCGCCGACCAATGTGCGGCTCACCGCGTTCGGGGAGAGCGGCGTCGAGCATGAGATCCTCACCTGGATCAGCGATCCCGAAAGCGGCGTCGGCAATGTGAAGAGCGACGTGCTCAACCGGCTGTGGGTGATGTTCCAGGAGAACGGGATCAAGCTGCCGGTGCCGCGCCGCGACATCCGGATCACGTCGAGCGACGCGAAGCACGACTAG
- a CDS encoding GNAT family N-acetyltransferase — MPASPVTARIADGVASIPPEDWDACAGTRNPFVSHAFLSILERSGSVSPRAGWQSLPIVIDGADGRPAAIAPAYAKSHSQGEYVFDHAWADAWERAGGNYYPKLQVAVPFTPVPGPRLLLRDGAMAPGLIAGIEAVTDQNRLSSAHVTFLDDDQLPLFEQAGWLIRAGTQFHWANEGYRDFDSFLTALASRKRKAIRKERAAAVEGLTIRHLSGREITEAHWDAFWEFYQDTGSRKWGRPYLSRLFFSLLGQEMADQVLLILAYRGDTPIAGALNLIGADALYGRYWGCTEEVPFLHFELCYYQAIDAAIARGLARVEAGAQGEHKLARGYAPVTTWSAHYLPDPGFRRAVADHLEQEREAVAQEQEYLGELTPFRRGG; from the coding sequence GTGCCTGCCTCTCCCGTGACCGCCCGCATCGCCGACGGCGTCGCCTCGATCCCGCCGGAGGATTGGGACGCCTGCGCCGGCACCCGCAATCCGTTCGTCAGCCACGCCTTCCTCTCGATCCTTGAGCGCTCGGGATCGGTGAGCCCGCGCGCCGGCTGGCAATCGCTGCCGATCGTGATCGACGGCGCGGACGGGCGGCCCGCCGCGATCGCCCCGGCCTATGCCAAGAGCCACAGCCAGGGCGAATATGTGTTCGATCATGCCTGGGCCGATGCCTGGGAGCGCGCCGGCGGCAACTATTATCCCAAGCTCCAGGTCGCAGTGCCGTTCACGCCGGTGCCCGGCCCGCGCCTGTTGCTGCGCGACGGGGCGATGGCGCCCGGGCTGATCGCCGGGATCGAGGCGGTTACCGACCAGAACCGGTTGTCCTCGGCGCATGTCACCTTTCTCGACGACGATCAGCTGCCGCTGTTCGAGCAGGCCGGCTGGCTGATCCGTGCGGGCACCCAGTTCCACTGGGCGAACGAGGGCTATCGCGATTTCGACTCCTTCCTCACCGCACTCGCCAGCCGCAAGCGCAAGGCGATCCGCAAGGAGCGCGCCGCGGCGGTGGAAGGGCTGACCATCCGCCACCTCAGCGGCCGCGAGATCACCGAGGCGCATTGGGACGCGTTCTGGGAATTCTACCAGGATACTGGCAGCCGCAAATGGGGACGGCCCTATCTCAGCCGGCTGTTCTTCTCGCTGCTCGGGCAGGAGATGGCGGACCAGGTGCTGCTGATCCTCGCCTATCGCGGCGATACGCCGATCGCCGGCGCGCTCAACCTGATCGGCGCCGACGCGCTCTATGGCCGCTATTGGGGCTGCACCGAGGAAGTGCCCTTCCTCCATTTCGAGCTCTGCTACTATCAGGCGATCGATGCCGCGATCGCGCGCGGGCTCGCGCGGGTCGAGGCGGGCGCGCAGGGCGAGCACAAGCTGGCGCGCGGCTATGCGCCGGTCACCACCTGGTCGGCGCATTATCTCCCCGATCCGGGCTTCCGCCGCGCCGTCGCCGACCATCTCGAGCAGGAGCGCGAAGCGGTGGCGCAGGAGCAGGAATATCTCGGCGAGCTGACGCCGTTCCGCCGGGGCGGGTAG